CTTGCTGAAAGCTCAGATGATTGTTGgtatttttagcaataaagtatctttaattaaggtatgtacattgtttTCTTAGatataatgctattgcacacttaatagactagaGTATAGTATAACCATAACTTTCTATGCATTGAGAGACAAAAAAtcatgtgactcactttattgtgatattcactttattgcagtggtctggaactgaacctgcaataaATCTGAGGTTTGCCTATATATGTACTTCATAACTAACAAGAAATATGAATCAGTTTTGATAATAAAGTAATTTCATGTCCATTCTTAATGGTACTTTCCTCATCTTAATCTCATACTTTCTCAATGCCTgtcttaaatgaaaaataaacaatctatcatatatacctttttaaatttGGTTTGTCCTTCATtagattactagaggctcggCGCATGAATTCATGAATGGGTTGGGTTccgccagcctgccctgatcggGGCCAATAAGGAAGAGggggccacgggcagttggcCAGCATGTGGGGGGCCAATCGGGCTGTGCCAGCCACGGGGAGGGACcttgggcagttggctggccggccctgccccctggccaaactcccagttgaactcctggttgaactcccatttgagggggcaatttgcatattagccttttattatataggataaacattTGAGAACTGATATTGCTTGATTTCCCTTTATATaccctaaagcaggggtcctcaaactttttaaacagggggccagttcactgtccctcagaccattggagggccggactatagttttaaaaaaaactatgaacaaattcctatgcacactacacatatcttattttgaagtaaaaaaacaaaatgggaacaaatacaatatttgtatttgcatgtggcccgcgggccatagtttgaggacccctgccctaaagcCTCAAATTCAACAtgttgctcagtaaatatttgatttaAAGCATATAAACAAGTGCCAATTAATAGATCATACATATGGCCTATGGGCTGAAGGATTACAAATAAAGATGTGATCAGCATTTATTCATAACTATTAGTAAAGTTGTTTGGTAGAGGTAccttttttctagttttaatatTGTGAATTTGTGAATATGCTCACTTTTTCCCAACATATGGTCTCTCTCAGCCTCTTAAGctgacactttatttttaaatttttatttttagtttttttctcatttccttacAACAAGCTTGAACTAATCTTCCATTATCTATACCACTTGctgtttccttcttttaaaaattgtatataagTACCAGAAATTCCTGtttgttttctcaaaaaatgtaaaaacacaaaaataaaaaacaatgaaaaatttactatatatgataaaataaacattatttataaatcaaatgaaaacatttgaaaaactaATATTAGTACATATAAGATAGGACACACTCATCTTAATAAGAGTAACAAAGTAAGGTTAAATTTTTATCTTGCATATCATGTAAATTTATATGAGAAGTGATAGCATGTAGAAATATCAAAAGCATGGTTTATAATAACAACACCTGAATTCGAGTCTTGATTCTGCTGCATATCAGTCATGTGAATTGATAAAATCATTTGCTTTATCTGGGCTTCAATGTCTTCATGtaataaatggaacaataatcattttatcctcataaaatttttctgaggaaaaaatgagataatgaatgaaAAACATTTGTAGCTATGAAGAGTCACACATAAGcaatgaattattttcttggaAAAACCTTTTGTACAACATTTGCATTTATtagaaaaaatcttttaaaactttCTCTGAACTCTTTAGTATTCTTCTAATGAGGTATTTGATCAAAGGTGGCAACATGATGCAGGAAGGCAGCTGATAGCATCTGAGTAATGCTCTGTACTTTCTAGATACATCTTTATCTATGGGCTGCAGTTCCCAGCCCATGTCTCAGACGTCATGATGAAATAGATGTTTTGCTTTACACTGGGATTCTTGGTTGGACTTGAGATGAAACAAGAAATTACCTTCGCGATCTTACCTGTTTTGGGAAAAGAAACATTTCCTTTACAgtcacatttttctaaaaatcacaTACATTCAAGCTAAGCTAATTATaatcattttcaaagaaaaaatactatTATTCAACTGAAATGATTTTAATGCTTGAGATTTAAGAGTTGAGGTTAATAATAAAACCTTTAATATTTTATCTGTCACTATTCTAAATTACTATATCATGTAGCATCTAGTTGTTCCATAAGTTTATGGTAGTCATGATTGTCAAAAAGGGGATTTAAgacttagccagtttggctcagtggataaagcattggcctgcagaccgaccGAAGgacaagtacctcagttgcaggctcctcccctccctggtcTGGGCGTgtataggaagcaaccaatcgatgtgtttctctcacatcgatatttctctctgtctttccctctctcttccactctctctaaaaatcaatggaatttaatccttgagtgaggattaaaaaaaagggtGGGAGGACTCAAGTGATTAGCTATGCAAATTGGGCAAGACCTGGTgtgttttcaatttcatcatacaTAGAATGAGGGAGTTTGTATAGAATTAGAGGTTGCAAACTGTATTCTACAGAGTTATTTTGTTTGGTCAACATAGTGTTAGATATTATTAGATGTCTTTAGGAGGGCACTCTCCAGATATAAAACAAGGCCCCACTACTCTATCGTTTTACATGCAGctttttcacatatttatattACCTATCTGCTTCCTAGAGATAGTAAAGTGGATTTCTGGACTAgatcatattttaatttctttccagCACAAACATTCTATGAGAGTGATAAAGTAGAACTTAATGTAGATATTGAGAATTGGAAATAATTTTAACCAAGACTTTTGATATTGTTAATATGGTCATCaagattaatataaaaatattatctaaaatatttgtaaatactgcataaaacataatttaaaaacttataGCACCAATTCTAAGaaaattatatctgcaaagaaaatgaagaaataataataatgataattattataaggaggaagagaaaaagaataaaaagccagTGATGTAAGCAATTGAGTTTATAGTAGTGAAGTTCTGTCTAGGAAAAGAGGACAGCGGGAAAGGATTAGAAGCTTATCAGATAATAAAGTTGAAGTTGTTTAGGTATAAAAAACCACAGAGAGAAAATATTCAAGGCCTTGGGAGCATGCAGGTAGGAGCTGGACCTAAGATCCCTGCATAAATCTGAGACCTTCGAAATCCACACTTTAAGTAAAGAGGGAAACTTGATAATAAAACCCATCCACTGGCCTCAAGAGATTTCAAGGAATTTTATTGTAGAATTTTATTGTactgggagggggtgtccctcagcccagcctgtaccctctccaatctgggacccctcagggggtatgcgactgccagtttagaccctatccctttcacaatctgggattgctgcctgcctgcctgattgtccctaaccacttcttcctgccagcctaatcgcctcctaaccactcccctggcagcctgatcaacgcctaactgctcccctgcagggctggtcgaacccaactgccctcccctgctggccctgttgcccctaacagccctcccctgctggcctgattgcccagaactgccctcccctgccagccatcttgtgatggccatcttatGACAAcattggggtggccatcttgtgatgacatgggcgtggccatcttgtgaccacatgggggaggccatcttgcataagggtgtgatggtcaatttgcatattacctctttattatttaggataaaggaaataaaaactttcCATTAGAATTCAGAACCTCTGTCCCATTACTTACTTGGGGTTAGAGCAAAACTGGCAGTACTCTATGGTCCAGACAACCAAAAAATTGacaaaaatttgattttaagttAGTGATAGTCTAGGAGTACCTGATGTAAGTGGCTGCCAAACTACTCTGGAAGGATATTCCCATGATCAAGGTGATAAGGGATTCTCACAGGAAGAATCCAGCTTCAATTGAGGtgagacaattttaaaaaatataaaacagacataactggtttggctcagtggatagagcattggcctgtggactgaaaggtcccaggttcgattccggtgaagggcatgtaccttggggatgggggagggggaggggggagggggaggggagggggagggggggctgggccCAGCTTAGTGTCCGGGGGCAAGAGGCAGCGGCTGAGAGTcaaggtttgtttgtttctttttaaaagaatgaagtgGCAGTGGGCAAGGTGAGGATTTGACCGTGTGTTTGTCGCTCAGGAAAAGGGGCAGTTGTGATAGTTTGTGCAAAGGATTCCTGTTTGGAAAGCAACTCGAACACACGCGCAGCGGAACCAAGCACCTTTCCCATCGGCTCCAGTCACAGCTCTCAGTCTCCTCCCCGGCCTGACTGGCAGCAtccttttttatcttatttttatttttaagtcctcatccgaggatgtttttattgacttaagagagaggaaaggagagaaagagaggcatcaatcggttgcctcccttacGTGTCCCTGCAACCTGGGTCCGAGCCCTGACAGGGACTCAATCCACAACCGACGGGATGGCGCTCCCACCACtcgagccacatgggccaggacCGCTGGCAGCATCCTTGAAGCCCAGGCTCCCGCCTGCAGGGGGTAGAAAGTGTGAGCAGGAGAAATTCTACCTCCCCCTCCCCGAGAATTTGGCTGAGTCCACGGGAAGCAGATGAGCAAGAGAAAACCAGGTTCCATTTCCGCTGCCTGGAACCCCAGAAACatgagcagcggttctcaacctgtgggtcgcgacccctttgggggtcgaacgaccctttcacaggggtttcctaagatcatcggaaaacacatgtataattatatattgtttttgtgattaatcactatgctttaattatgttcaatttgtaacaatgaaattgggggtcaccacaacatgaggaactgtattaaagggtctcggcattaggaaggttgagaaccagtgcatGAGAGTTAGAGACCCCAGGGGCTCGAGAGGTGCCGAGACAGGATAAGGAAGTGGGTGAGAGGTTGAGCCTAGACCGCGGGGCACCCCGAGGGGGGCTCCCTGAACCCACAGAGGCCATGTTGTCTGTCCGTCATGCTCCTTCCTCTCCGGCCTGCGCTCCCGCTCCGAAGCCATGTCCACGCGTCCCTCGTGTGTTAGAGCGCCCGGCCTCTGGGTCTAACACCCATGTGTTCTGTCGCTGCCATAAGAAACCATCAGGCCGGTGACAGAGTTCAAACCCAGTGGTTGTGGGGCTGAGGCTCATTCCTTGCGGGCTGCCACCCGCGGGCAAGCCCAGCCCTCGCATCCCCTGAGTGCCTCCGACCCTGGCGGGCGGGGACCCGCTCCCCATCCCGGAAGCCAGTGGCAGAGGCAGAGCTTCCCTTCTGCTTGAAAGGACTCATGAGGGTGCTTGGGCCACCAAAACAACCCAGAGTGATCTCCCTGCTTTAAGGTCTTTAATCTTTTTTTGAaagatatacttttattgatttcagagaggaagggagagggagagagaaacatcaatgatgagagtcactgattggctgccgcctgcgtgccccccccacccccccacccccccgctgggGATGAAGCCGGccaggatgtgcccttgaccagaatcgagcctgggacccttcggtctgcggaccgacgctctgtccactgagccaaaccaaccagggctaatctttttttaaaaaaatatttttattgccctcaccggtatggctcagtggatggagcgtcggcctgcagattgagggGTACCatgttcgattcccatcaggggcatgtaccttggttgcgggcacatccccagtggggagtgtgcaggaggcagctgatcgatgtttccctctcacctgtttccctctcatcgatgtttctggctctctatccctctcccttcctctctctgtaaaaaaatcaataaaatatattttaaaaaaatatattttgttgattttagagggagtatgggagagggagagagagcgggaaacattgacatgagattgagcctgcaacctgggcatgtgcatggGATGGgcgatacccaaccaactgagccacaccagccagggcttaaggTCTTTAATCTTAGTTCTGCCTATAAAGTTCTTTTTGCCAAGAATTGTATCATATTCGCTGACCCCACGGGTACCTTGAGGGGCTATGACTCTGGCtaccacccctccctgcccccgtcTGCCCCCCCAGAGCCCCTCCTGTCTCCTGAAGTCCTGACCACCCTATGGTCCCCGACCAGGCCCTAAAGTGCTGCTCTTCCCGACAGGAGCACTCTCCCCCTCATCGCCGATTCAGGGCCAGCGGGCCCCTGCAGAGTAATTTTGCCTTTTTGAGTCTGTCCCACCATCACCGCCACCCTCCCGTTTGTGAGTGGGCGAGGAGGGGCCCACAGTGTTCTGCACTTCAGCCAgcaggctggcacacagtaggtgcgcGGTAAACCTTGCGGAATGTAGACGTGGACCTAATAGCAGGCTGATGACGCTCTCTCAGCCTCCAGTGCCCTTTACATACTCCCCGGCCTGTGAAGAACCCCCAGGAGTGTGTCCGCAGGATCAAGTCTTTTTTGAAAACGCACAAAATTAAGAGAGTCCAACCGCACCCAGTCAGGCCCTCTGTCCTCTCCCACTGGGACACGCCTCCACCCCGCTTCCCCTTGTGTAGGTGACACTGGAGGGGCTGTGACATTTGGGGGTGCAGCCAAGAGGAAGGTGAGTGGGGGACTGTCGCTGGTTGGGTTCTCTGGGAAGGGCACTCTAAGGGGGAGCTCAGGGTGTTTACTGGGAGTCCTTGGGCATGTGGGAGTCCCGCTGTGATGAGGCTCTGGGCCGCTGGGGGGCAGCACGTCTACCACAGGGAGGCACTTGGTTTGGGTTTAGACTTAGAGGGACATGATGTTTGCTCCACGCCTGTGTCTCAGCTCATTGTCCCTACCTGTCCCGTAGGAATGGCCTCTaggcctccccgccccgccccccttgGGCCCAGGAAGGAGGCCAAGGTTCTCCATTTAGAACCTGCCCCAGCGCCCAAGGCTAGAAACTGTGGGCCGAGAAGGAAAACAGGCTTGAAACGTGTGGAGCCCAGAGTTCATCTGTGGACAATTATTCCAGCTCACACAGCGTCTATTATGAGAAGCGTTGCTGGAAGTTTCTCCGATTTGCCAACAGCCCAGGCCATCGGTGTGACCGCACCCACAGCACGTGGGGGAGCGGCATTTCCTAAACCACCAGTAACCGAGACACAAACCTCACGAGGCGTGTTAGGACGGAGTTGCCCTCGGTCTCTGTGTGGAAAACCCTTCTGCAGAGGCCAGCAGAGCTAGCAgcggactgggggggggggggggggggaggcgcatTACAGAAATGTCGGGGGACCCAGATGTGCTCTGGTCCTGGGCCTCGCACTGCAGTTTCACCGAAGCTTTAACGTTTGTCGTTTCTTTCCTCGTCATCCTAGCGCACTTGCTTCTAGTTTTGAATTCGTAATGTCATGCTGTGTTTCTAAAACAGAGACCCTAAGAGTGCCGCCTGCCGGGCTGCCtgcggcaggagggagggaggaaggggtgaaGGTCCCCTTGGGAGGCCCTGGAGCAAGGGCCACTCAGGTGTCAGAGCACAGGTTGGAGGCACCACCGagggggaggcagccagggctcccctcccccccgccccccccgccccctcgcccccccccccccgccccagccccagctcaggcCCGAAGCCCAGCTAGCAGCCTTGGCTGGTCGTCacctctgggcctccctccctggacCACCCAAGTCTGACCCGATGGTCAAGTCTCCCACCCCCCTGGGCGCCTCTGGGACCCCCAGAATAGCAGCTGTATTTCTGGGTGACACCCTTAGTGAGGCGAGTCATGAGGGGGGGGCAGTGGAGCAGTGAGTCAGCTGCTGGTTCTACACGTAGGAGGGGACCcagggagacagacacacagtCCCAGCCTGGCGCAGCGCCTcaggcctccccaccccagggcccaccAGGCGGAGAGGCGTGTTGTTCACCCTCACGGGGTGGGAATGCCCTTTATTTCCGGGGCTGCTGCTCGGCCAGATGCTCCAGGTGGCCCTGGATTTTCGCCAGGAGGGAGTCCGTCATGTGCAGGACCTTGAGTAGCCGGGCGCGCTGGGAGACTTGGGTCCGCCGCTTACGTAGTCTAGGGGTGTGAGCAGGCACCTGCGGGAGCTGAGTAGGACCAAGAGGCAGAGTGAGAGCAGAGGGGCAGACAGGGGCTCGACGAGGGCCCCCCCCTGGGGTTGGGGCGATGGGCTGGTGAGGGGGGAGCTGGGTGACGGAGGGTCTGTGGGCAGGAGTGGCCATGGGGTCCCTGGGGGCTGGATGAGGATTAGGCATTGAAGGGAAACAGAGGGGCATGGTCCTGGCCCTGGGGCACGGTCAGGGATCAATGGGTGTGGGCATATGTACGGACCGTGGGGTGTAgggggggcagcaggggcccCACAGATGTGGGCAGGAGGTTGGTGGGCGGCGGGGCGGGTGGAGAGAGGATGGGTTCACTGGGTGTCGgtccagggaggaggctgggggaccAGGAGGCTCTCACCTCGTTCCTGGCGCCCTGCGGGCCCCGCCGCTTCAGCACCTTGCGGCGCACAATCAGAATCATGGCGCTGGTGAGCATGACCCCCATCACCAAGTAGATGGGTTTCATCCCCAGGCGCAGCCAGTAACCGGGACAGCCCAGGCTGATCCCGCAGCCTTCCAGGCTGTTTGGCTGGCACCCCCAGGGCTGCAAGTCCAGCCCCACCTGGTACCACAGGGGCCAAgaccaggcctgggagggagcagaCATGGCCAGGAGGAGGAGCAAGAGCAGGAAGGACGGCAGGTACTGCATGGCGACAGCCACAGCGACAGCGAGTGCCAGCAGAATCGGGGCCTGGGCGCCTAGCAACAGGCcaaacacccctcccccacctggcagCAGAGGCAGCGGGTTCCAGTGGGGCGGAGCCTTCCCCAGGGGCAGCCCCCGGGGAAAATAtagtgggggctgggggcggggcagtgccaggcacggaggggggggggcgggagggcaggctTGGGGCCCAGGACTGAGGGACTGGCTCCTTTGCCCTCCCTGCTCCACACCTCACACCCCCCCTAACACTCTAAAGAAGCCCCTGGGCTGCTGACCCTCCTGTAGGCAGCGGAGTGAGTGCTCAAGAGCCGGGCCTGCCTGGtacatggctcagtgtttgagcttcgacctatgaaccaagaggtcagggttcaattcctgattggggcacttgcccaggttttgGACTAGATCTCCAGTGTtcggtgtgcaggtggcagctgattggtgattctctctcatcattgatgttcctctcttcccctctctggaatcaataaacatagtgtttttttttaaaaaaaagtgacaacgttcttggaagaaaagcagatactgtaaatttctcaaagtcttcctggaacattttttaaagtaatttttacttctttagaaaaaatgcatacatggcaaaccatctaataaaaggcccattctataaaattttacctggtcctactcatatcttcaatcataaccatatttacagacaaatatatttatactaataaaagagtaatatgctaattagactgggagaccttccaggaaacCTTCCAGATGTTAGCCAGACAAAGCCATGGGggcagggccgaggtagaggtggttagaggccaagaggggagggcagttgtgggtgatcaggctggtggggggcgggccattgggggtaagcagaccagcagggggtccagttgggggcaagcaggccatcagtagGGGTCAgctggaggtgatcaggacagcaggggggcagtttggagtgagcaggctatcagggggacagttggggatgagcaggccagtggggaggggtgagcagccagcagggggggcagtttggggtgatcaggctggtggtggagggcatttgggggcaagcaggccagcagcggggtgggggcagttgggggcaagcaggacgGCAGAcggagtggttagaggcaatcaggcaggcaggcaggcaggtgagcagttaggagctagcagtcccagattgcgagagggatgtctgactgctggtttaggcctgatccctgtaaactggcagtaggacatccttcgaggggtcccaaattggagagggtgcaggccaggctgaggaacacaccctcccccgtgcatgaatttcgtgcaccactagtcctatctaataaggagggaatatgctaattccCTCATgttgccacaaagatggcggcgcccacaaccaataaggaggaaatatgctaattgactgccctgcctcaaagatggcggcgcccacagccacaataTGGCGgtgtccagtcccctcagccctgccagggtggcaggtgTGCAGCAAGGCCGGGCCCACTCCCCCCtggtgggcccagccttgccacacacctgcctctggagtaccccagtcccctcagccccccagctgcccagagctggcctgaggcacaggcaagcctcagatggtggctgcccagctgcccagggccacctgaggctcaggtaaccagggccagccgaggcttacACTGCCAGGCTTACCCTGATTGtggggtcacctcccgcccctgagggctccaagactgtgagaggggg
The sequence above is a segment of the Myotis daubentonii chromosome X, mMyoDau2.1, whole genome shotgun sequence genome. Coding sequences within it:
- the LOC132224946 gene encoding transmembrane protein 89-like, with the protein product MQYLPSFLLLLLLLAMSAPSQAWSWPLWYQVGLDLQPWGCQPNSLEGCGISLGCPGYWLRLGMKPIYLVMGVMLTSAMILIVRRKVLKRRGPQGARNELPQVPAHTPRLRKRRTQVSQRARLLKVLHMTDSLLAKIQGHLEHLAEQQPRK